CTGGCCAGCTCATCGAAATGACGGTCGTTCATTTGCCGAAGCGCCTCTCGCTGTCGGCGAGCTTGGCCCGCACCACCTCGTTCATGTCCAGTCCCAGCTCACTGCACAGCAGCAACAGGTAGAGGACGATATCGCCGACTTCCTGGCCGGCGTGGGCGAGCTTGTCGGCGGGCAGCCGGCGGGACTCGTCCTCGGTCAGCCACTGGAAGATCTCCACCAACTCGGCCATTTCGACGCTGGCGGCCATGGCCAGGTTCTTCGGGCTGTGAAACACCCGCCAGTCGTTGGTGTCGCGGATGCGGTGCAGGCGTTCGGTCAGTTCTTGCAGGTTCATCGGGGTCTCCTCGTGGCGCATAGCTTCCGGCGAGGTGCCTTGCAAAGCAAGCCCGATCAGAGCGTGCGCCAACTGCCGAGCATATGCAGCAGGCCGCCGTGGCCATCCAGGCGCAGCTCGCCGCTCGGCCCCGCCTGGCTGGCGCTCAATATCACCTCCGAAGGCAGGCGCACCGGTTTGTGGAAGTCCACCGCGAAGGCATATCCGGCCTTGGGCAGGTGCCCCTGCAAGGCCGCCAGCGCCATGGCCTTGCTCCACATGCCGTGGGCGATGGCCCTGGGGAAGCCGAACAGGCGTGCCGTGAGGCTGCTCAGGTGGATCGGGTTGTAGTCGCCGCAGACCCTGGCGTAGCGCCGGCCGATATCGCCGTCGGCATACCAGCGGGTGGCTTCGGGCAACGTGGCGGACGTTGTGTCGGCGAGTTCCGCGTCCGGTGCGTCGAGCTTGAGGCCGCGCACCAGCATGCGGCTGGTTTCGCGCCAGAGCAGGCCGAGGCCGTCCTCGGCCTCGGTCACCAGGTCGAAGGTGCCGCCTTTTTCATGGGGCTGCAGGTTGTCGGCATACACCGCGAAGCGCAGCCCGTCGATGCCGCCCAGGGGACGCAGCACCTGCAGGCTGTTGTGCAGGTGCACCAGCCCCAGCAACGGGAAGGGAAAGTCCTCGGCGGTGAGCAGTTGCAGTTGCAGGCTGAAGGCCATGACGTGCGGGTAGGTGCCCGGCAGGCGGCCATCGTCGGCGAAGTGGCAGAGCCGGCGGTAGGCCGCCAGGTTGGCGGGGTCGACCCGCAGGAAGCAGCGCAGGCCCTGCTCCGGCAGCTGGCTGCCACGGATCTTGCGTTTGCCGAGGGCGCGCAGGTACAGGCTCGGTCGTGATTCGGGGCTGTGCAGGTCGTGCCAGGATCGGGTCATGGTCAGGCTCCCATCAAGGCCTGGCCGCAGACCCGCAGGGCCTGGCCATTGACCGCGCCCGAGCCCGGCTGGCTGAGCCAGGCGATGGCTTCGGCGACGTCCTGCGGCAAGCCGCCCTGGCCCAGCGAACTCAGGCGTCGGCCGGCCTCGCGCAGGCCCATGGGCATGGCCGCGGTCATGTGCGTTTCGATAAAGCCTGGCGCCACCGCGTTGATGCTGGCGCCCTGTTCGGCCAGGCGTGGCGCCCAGGCCTGGGCGAAGCCGATCAGCCCGGCCTTGCTGGCCGCGTAGTTGGACTGGCCGCGGTTGCCGGCGATGCCGCTGACCGAGGCGAGCAGGGTGATGCGCGCATCCGCGTGCAGCTTGCCGCCTGCGAACAGCGCCTCGGTCAGCACCTGGGGCGCCTTGAGGTTGACCGCCAGCACTGCGTCCCAGTACTCCGGGGTCATGTTGGCGAGGGTCTTGTCGCGGGTGATGCCGGCGTTGTGCACGACGATATCCAGGCCCTGGGGCAGGGCTTCGAGCAGTTGCGCGGCGGCATCGGCGGCGCAGATGTCCAGCGCCAGGGCACGACCGCCCAGGCGCGCGGCGAGGGCGTCGAGGTCGCGCTGGGCCTGGGGCACGTCGAGCAGCGTCACCTCGGCGCCGTCTCGGGCCAGGGTTTCGGCAATCGCCGCGCCGATGCCCCGGGCGGCGCCAGTGACCAGGGCGTGGCGGCCGGCCAGCGGCCGGGTCCAGTCCTGCACCTGGGCGGCGCAGGGCGTCAGGCGCAGGACTTGGCCGGAAACGAACGCGCTCTTGGGCGAAAGGAAGAAGCGCAGCGCGCCCTCCAGCTGGCTTTCGGCGCCTTCGGCGACATACAGCAGGTTGGCCGTGGCGCCATTGCGCAGTTCCTTGGCCAGCGAGCGGCTGAAGCCTTCCAGGGCCCGCTGGGCAACGCTGGCCTGCGCATCGGCGACGCCTTCTGGCGCACGCCCCAGGATCACCACGTGGGCGCTGGAGGCCAGGCTGCGCAGCAGGGGTTGGAAAAATTCGCGCAACTGCTTGAGGTCATCGCTGTCGGACAGGTGACTGGCATCGAACACCACCGCCTTGAGCTTCGGCCCCAGGCCCGCGACCCAGGCCGGGACCTCGAGCGCGTCGCTGGCGAAGCCGTAGCAGTCGGCGGTCAGGCGTGGAGCGATCGCCGCCACCTGGGCTGCCAGCGGCCCGCCGCCCAGCACCAGTGCGCCCTCGATGGGGCGCAGGCGCCCGGCCTGCCAGCGTTCCAGCGGCACCGGGCGGGGCAGGCCGAGGGCATCGACCAGTTTTCGTCCGAGGGTGGAGTTGGCAAAGCCCAGATAGCGGTCGCTCATGTACGGTTCTCCCTGAAGGCAAGCATGCAAGTGTGGACCAAGTTTGTGGCAGGGTCGTTCGAATGCGCGAAAAGAACCTAGGCTTAAGGATCAAATTGTTTCAGGAGGAATACAGGCATGCAGTCAATTCGCCGAGTCGCGATCCTGGGGGGCAACCGGATTCCCTTCGCCCGCTCCAACGGCGCCTACGCCAAGGCCAGCAACCAGGCGATGCTCACGGCGGCTCTCGAGGGCCTGGTGGAGCGTTACCGCCTGCACGGCCTGCGTCTGGGCGAAGTGGCGGCCGGCGCGGTGCTCAAGCATTCGCGTGACATGAACCTGACCCGCGAGTGCGTGCTGGGCTCGAGGCTGTCGCCGCAGACGCCGGCCTACGACATCCAGCAGGCCTGTGGCACCGGCCTGGAAGCGGCGTTGCTGGTGGCCAACAAGATCGCCCTGGGGCAGATCGACAGCGGCATCGCCGGGGGCGTCGACACCACCTCGGACGCGCCCATCGCCGTGAGCGAAGGGCTGCGGCAGATCCTGCTGCAGGCGAACCGCGGCAAGACCCTCGGCGAACGTCTCAAGCCCTTCCTGAAACTGCGCCCGGGCCTGCTCAAGCCCGAGTTGCCGCGTAATGGCGAGCCGCGCACCGGGCTGTCGATGGGCGAGCACTGCGAACGCATGGCGCAGACCTGGCAGATCGGCCGCGAGGAGCAGGATGAACTGGCCCTGCTCAGCCATCAGCACCTGGCGGCGTCCTACCGCGAGGGCTGGCACGACGACCTGCTCACGCCCTACCTCGGCCTGACCCGGGACAACAACCTGCGCGCCGACCTGAGCCTGGAGCAGTTGGCCAAGCTCAAGCCGGTGTTCGAGCGCAGCGGCCTGGGCACGCTCACGCCGGGCAATTCCACGCCGCTGACCGATGGCGCCTCGCTGGTGTTGCTCGGCAGCGAGGCCTGGGCCGAGACGCAGGGCCTGAAGGTGCAGGCCTACCTGGTGGACGGCGAGGCGGCGGCCGTCGATTTCGTCCATGGTCAGGAGGGTCTGCTGATGGCACCGGTGTACGCGGTGCCGCGGCTGCTGGCGCGCAATGGCCTGACCTTGCAGGATTTCGACTTCTACGAGATCCACGAAGCCTTCGCCGCCCAGGTGCTCTGTACCCTCAAGGCTTGGGAGGATGCCGACTACTGCCGCACGCGCCTGGGGCTCGAAGGGCCGTTGGGGTCGATCGATCGCGCCAAGCTGAATGTGAAGGGCAGCTCGCTGGCCGCCGGGCATCCGTTCGCGGCGACGGGAGGGCGGATACTGGCGAACATGGCCAAGCTGCTGGGCGAGCGTGGCAAGGGGCGTGGCCTGATCTCGATCTGCGCGGCGGGTGGGCAGGGGGTAACGGCGATCGTCGAACGCTAGGCGGCGATGGCTGGTACCCTTGTCCGACCCGAGACACCAGGCCTTAGCATGTCGATCACCGGACCACGTCCCATCCCCGCCCTGGACCAGTTGCCCAGGCCGCTCTACGCCCGCGCCGAGAGCCTGGGCGCCGGGTCCTGGACCACCCGTCACCAGCATGACTGGGTGCAATTTTCCTATGCCATCAGCGGCGTGCTTGGCGTGTACACCAGTGACGGCAGCTACTTCGCCCCGCCGCAGTGGGGCGTGTGGATCCCGGCCGGCACCGAGCATGAAGTGCTGACCTCGATGCAGGCCGAGATGCGTAGCCTGTATGTGCGCCGCGATGCCTGTCCCTGGGCACCGGGCGAATGCCGGGTGCTGGAGGTCACGCCGCTGGCGCGGGAGCTGATCAAGCAGTTCTGCACCTTCGCGGTGAACTACCCGGAAGGCGACAGTGCCGAGGCGCGGTTGGTGGCCGTGTTGCTGGACCAGCTGCGCACCCTGCCGCAGGTGGGGTTCTCGCTGCCGCTGCCGCGCCACCCGGGCTTGCTGGCGTTGTGCAACGGCTTGATCGCCGCCCCCGACCGGCCCCAGACCCTGCAGCAGTGGGCGGTGCAACTCGGGGTATCGGAAAAGACCCTGATGCGCCTGTTCCAGCGCGAGACGGGGCTGAGCTTTCGCAACTGGCGCCAGCGCATGCGCCTGCTGTCGTCGCTGGCGCTGCTGGAGGCCGGAGAGAGCGTCACCCAGGCCGCGCTGGGCTGCGGGTATGACTCGACTTCGGCCTACATCGCCGCCTTTCGCCAGCTGTTCGGCGCCACGCCAGGGGAACTGCGCCTGTAGTAGCGGCTGCTGTTTCGGTCAGTGACAGCACCCGCTGCCATTGGCCAGGTCCTTGAGGATCGGACAGTCCGGCCGGTCGTCGCCCTGGCAGTGGGCCACCAGCTCGCCGAGGGTGTCGCGCAGGCTCACCAACTCCTCGATGCGCTTGTTCAGCGCCTCGATATGCTG
This window of the Pseudomonas mosselii genome carries:
- a CDS encoding acetyl-CoA C-acetyltransferase, with protein sequence MQSIRRVAILGGNRIPFARSNGAYAKASNQAMLTAALEGLVERYRLHGLRLGEVAAGAVLKHSRDMNLTRECVLGSRLSPQTPAYDIQQACGTGLEAALLVANKIALGQIDSGIAGGVDTTSDAPIAVSEGLRQILLQANRGKTLGERLKPFLKLRPGLLKPELPRNGEPRTGLSMGEHCERMAQTWQIGREEQDELALLSHQHLAASYREGWHDDLLTPYLGLTRDNNLRADLSLEQLAKLKPVFERSGLGTLTPGNSTPLTDGASLVLLGSEAWAETQGLKVQAYLVDGEAAAVDFVHGQEGLLMAPVYAVPRLLARNGLTLQDFDFYEIHEAFAAQVLCTLKAWEDADYCRTRLGLEGPLGSIDRAKLNVKGSSLAAGHPFAATGGRILANMAKLLGERGKGRGLISICAAGGQGVTAIVER
- a CDS encoding 3-oxoacyl-ACP reductase, producing the protein MSDRYLGFANSTLGRKLVDALGLPRPVPLERWQAGRLRPIEGALVLGGGPLAAQVAAIAPRLTADCYGFASDALEVPAWVAGLGPKLKAVVFDASHLSDSDDLKQLREFFQPLLRSLASSAHVVILGRAPEGVADAQASVAQRALEGFSRSLAKELRNGATANLLYVAEGAESQLEGALRFFLSPKSAFVSGQVLRLTPCAAQVQDWTRPLAGRHALVTGAARGIGAAIAETLARDGAEVTLLDVPQAQRDLDALAARLGGRALALDICAADAAAQLLEALPQGLDIVVHNAGITRDKTLANMTPEYWDAVLAVNLKAPQVLTEALFAGGKLHADARITLLASVSGIAGNRGQSNYAASKAGLIGFAQAWAPRLAEQGASINAVAPGFIETHMTAAMPMGLREAGRRLSSLGQGGLPQDVAEAIAWLSQPGSGAVNGQALRVCGQALMGA
- a CDS encoding MazG-like family protein, giving the protein MNLQELTERLHRIRDTNDWRVFHSPKNLAMAASVEMAELVEIFQWLTEDESRRLPADKLAHAGQEVGDIVLYLLLLCSELGLDMNEVVRAKLADSERRFGK
- a CDS encoding MaoC family dehydratase, translated to MTRSWHDLHSPESRPSLYLRALGKRKIRGSQLPEQGLRCFLRVDPANLAAYRRLCHFADDGRLPGTYPHVMAFSLQLQLLTAEDFPFPLLGLVHLHNSLQVLRPLGGIDGLRFAVYADNLQPHEKGGTFDLVTEAEDGLGLLWRETSRMLVRGLKLDAPDAELADTTSATLPEATRWYADGDIGRRYARVCGDYNPIHLSSLTARLFGFPRAIAHGMWSKAMALAALQGHLPKAGYAFAVDFHKPVRLPSEVILSASQAGPSGELRLDGHGGLLHMLGSWRTL
- a CDS encoding AraC family transcriptional regulator, with amino-acid sequence MSITGPRPIPALDQLPRPLYARAESLGAGSWTTRHQHDWVQFSYAISGVLGVYTSDGSYFAPPQWGVWIPAGTEHEVLTSMQAEMRSLYVRRDACPWAPGECRVLEVTPLARELIKQFCTFAVNYPEGDSAEARLVAVLLDQLRTLPQVGFSLPLPRHPGLLALCNGLIAAPDRPQTLQQWAVQLGVSEKTLMRLFQRETGLSFRNWRQRMRLLSSLALLEAGESVTQAALGCGYDSTSAYIAAFRQLFGATPGELRL